The nucleotide window CGTTTCCTCATTGGTTCGCAGGTGATTAGCGGGATTGGCCCCCTAAGCGGCTTTCTCTGAAAGGTAAACATCACAGGAAAGTGGGAGAACCCTCTTCAGGGAACCAGAAGAACGACGTCGAGGTGTTGAAACTAACCGGGTGTGTGGTGCGTGTTTGTGcgcttgtatgtgtgtctaaAACTACACTTAGCGCTGTCAAACCTCCCggactcctttttttttttaacttgaagtGAGGGTCTGGCGGACATGGTAGAGGTGTTTACCGGGCGGACACTCCTGAACAAAGACGGGGATTTCGTTGACCCCGACGAGGCGTTGAGGAATAAAGTGGTGGGCATCTACTTCTCTGCGGGATGGTGTCCGCCCTGTCGGGACTTCACACCCGTCCTGTGCGATTTCTACACGGAGCTGGTCGAAGAGAGCGAACCTCCTGCTCAGTTCGAAATAGTTTTTGTCTCCTCTGACAAGTCGAGCGACGACATGGTTGAATATTATCACGATATGCACGGAGACTGGCTTGCTCTGCCCTGGACGGATGACTACAAACAGTTAGTAttgaaatttaaagaaaagtcaACGGAGTTTGGGTTGTTTGAGGTTAAAAAGTCAACGGTTATTGCGCTtagctctttctctttctctgaaatCCTTTACACAAAGATTTTGAGCTCAATAAAATGcgtcataaaaaataaaaaaaaacctaattagCTACAATTGGTTGTGCTCTATTTGTCTTATATCTCATCTGGATTTAACACAAGTGTCCATACAGCTTATCAGGCCCTGCTCCAGCTTCTGTGAAACGCTAATGAGGGTCACCCTCTCGGGGATTAGGTTTCAGTGCAGAGCAGACAAACCTGCTCCCACAGCTGAGTCTAAAAGTGACTTCAAGACCGACCTGTTCCGTGTCAAgcttatttcatttcattttacactttCTGTCTTTGAATGGCCGGGTCCCATGTTGGAATTGAATCtttgtagatatttttttgccaaatgtgTTACGTGTATGTTTGTTTAACGGAGAATCAAATCAACATCAAATTTGTATCTGGGGATGTACATCAGCAAATAGTTATATGTGCCTCTTGTGTATAAATGTTCAATAGACTAGATACAGCAATGCCgcaataaaagtcctgcatttaaagtGTCCCTCAGGTAGAAGCACAGGCTGAGTGTGTTAAATGTACTTCTCAGGGCATTGACCCCGGTCAGTGTTGTCTCATCGTGTATCATAATCTCCGATATGgctacaactaatgattgttttcattattgatcgATCTGCCGATCagttttctcgattaatcgattgattaAAAGGAAAATCTCTTGAGTCACAGCGTCCCACAGTAGGAAGTGTTTACTGTGAGGTAGGTAAATCGATAACAGTATGTGATATTTGTAATGTCGTAGCCATGGTTGtggtggagtgaaaagtacaatatatcccattgaaatgcagtggagtagaagtataaaagTGTCATAAAAATGGGAATACTAAAGTAAAGcactagagctgaaataatcGATTAGTCACTTCAGAAAATAGAGGgggaactattttgataaacatTCCAATCATTTCTCAAGCAAACATGACAAAGATTTGCTGGTTTTTAGGTTCTCAactttgaggatttgctgcttttctctgtcatagtTGATAGTACACTGAATTTTGGACGcttggtcagataaaacaagcaatttgaggaAGTCACCTGAGCTCTTGGAAATTGTGaccattttttgaaaatattttcagacgttttacagaccaaatgattaatctacaatgaaaacaatcaatcatCCATAACAATTCATCAGTTCTTTTAAgctgattgtgtgttttgtgcgtCAAACATTAATCTGTAAAGAATCTTATGGCTATAGGCGTCACATAAATGTAATGGGGTGAAAtctacaatatttctctctgaggAAAAGACGTTCAAAAACcttgtaaaatggaaatactaaagtaaagtaTCTCATACTTGTACTTCAGCGCTGTGCCTGAGTGAACATGTTCTCTTTGTGTTCCACTACTGCCAAATTTATTCAAAGTATAAAAGTGAAAGTACCCACTATGTAGGGCAAGTGGCCACCGTCAAGAGTTAttctattatatattatagtaTTGTATGTGATGTGTATTACTGACGCATCAACacgtaagcagcattttaatgatgtAGCTGGGCCAGGTAGAGCTGATTCTAgctattttatatactgttgggtggtttaatttactgtatatgcgCATGATAGCgttttaaaatctgaatctgcaatGCAACTAGCAACTCTCCacctgtcagataaatgcagtggagtaaaaattgcaaaatttcCCTCTTGAATGTGGAAGGATTGAAGCGCAAGAGTCTTGATAAATGCAGAGCAGGAGTTATTCcaggtgaattttttttcttttttcttttaataaatgtgtgtccccgtctctgtttcctgtctgacaGTGAGTTGAAGCAGCGCTACAAGATCACAGCGGTGCCCAAGCTGGTGATCGTGAAGGAGAACGGCGACATGATCACAGACAAGGGCAGGAAACAGATCAGAGACCGAGGCCTGGCCTGCTTCAGGTCCTGGTTGGATGCCGCAGAGATCTTTCAGAACTTTAAGGGCTAGGAAACGACGACAGCCCATCTTTTCACGCGggctactgaaaaaaatgaccacagagagagatgagcaAAACAAAAGTCTTTCTACATTCACTGTAGTTAAGTTGATCCTAAACACAGGGTTAGGGGTTAAATGGATTCGAAAGCTCAAAAATACGTTTCTGTTACACAAAACtatgtttattttgatttttctctattttttctttcttttttttttcttgtcaaataCTGTCAAGACACTTTTACCTCTTAAGCAACGTGAAATCCTTCAAATGaacctgagagagaaagaaaaaacctttGGTTCAGCTGCTCACAAGTCAAGCTTTGATGagggtgtgtttttttgttttttaaaccaaaCATCCTATGCATTTAGTACAACTCTCAGGCGCGTCTGTGGTGGTTCACATGTGAAAAAGTGCTCTGCTTTAGGGAAACTGTGTGTTTAGTATCAATAATAGAAGCCAGCTACAGTagttttgctgtttatttaaaagtatATTGGCTGATGTTCTTTAGAAGCTGGTGCATTAATTAAACAAGCAGCCAAATCTTGCCCATATTACATAGATACATTCTCTCCAGAGAGCACGCCTTTGCATATTTACAAGAGTTTGACTTGTAGTTCTACTTTGAGCTgcttgtatatttttatattttgtcttttttatgagTTGCTAGGACTggttattattaaaaatatatatattctgtgACGTTGGATACGGATTAATTTTTACTCTTCTGTTTTATCTAACATTTCTGTCCCGGTGTTACAAGGAGCCTCAGTGTACAGCCCCTGTTTTATAAACAAAGTAATTCCCCTCGGCCTTGTTAAGGTGCAGAAAGCCCGCAGGACATCGTTTCCAACGTGAAAGCACATCCACGTCCTTGGCCCTGATGAGCCCCTTTTTCCCCTGCGTATGCTGACACTGCTGTCGTGactttgtacatttaaaaaaacaaaaaaacatccaacatGCGTGACAACATTACGATGAGCCTTCACAGGGCCGGTTCCTCCGGGTCCTGCCCGCTTTGTAATATCGAATTCCGCCACGAGTCTTCAAAAAGAGCGCGTCTCGCCGGgtcgtccccccccccccgagggGGGCTTCATTCGGGGGAGTGATAAATGCGGCCCAGGACGGTGGTTCTCCTCAGGTGTATCTCGGGGGGGCTGCGCAGGGAAAAGCGCCTTCTTAGATCTCACGGCCTGTCGCGGACCAAAAATGATGCAACCCCTTCTGggtaaaagagagagacggaaaaAAGTAAGCACAAGACTCAAACTGGCGGGCTAGAGAGGGAGACTGAGTGTGCATTTTCCAGTGGAAACTTCACTTTCTTGCCCTACTCTAGTCCGGCGTGCCCCCTTTTCAGAGCCGCGGAAGTTGCAGTTCCGCAGTCTAGCGTGCGGGGTCGCTGTGTTGCCATGCATGAAAACGTGCTGCTGGACTTTCTCAATCTTGCCTCTTGCCACTCAGGACAGTTTAGCGGGAATAATGTGTCAGCGAATGTCACCCGCGCTATGATCAGACCGGGGGAATTTTATGCACAGTTTAATCTAGAGGTCCGCGATGATGCGGTTTCTCATCTCGAGGCCCAGTTCAGAGTCCCACTCTGCtcaaagttgtgtttttcctATTTGTTACCACACGTTTCACTCTGCAGAATGATGTGTACGTGCATCCAGTGGTTGTTTTTAATCCCTGCGGATCCAGGGGTGGATCACTGAATGGGCCCAGCGGGCCCAAGGTATCGAAGTCTCAGTATGAAGTGACTGTTGTGATGGAAAGTGGGCAGATagatggaaaacaacaaaaaatgaagagacaaaaaaaaaacaaaaaagggccCACACAACAGCTGCAGTGAAACACAAGACGACtggaaaaagcacagaaaatgtttgtcgtcgaaagagatgaggaaaacAACCACCACAGACACCAAAGGACCTGAaagtctctttttgttttttggctgcaCGGCCTCTACGATTCAAAGAGGCACGCAACAACTACAGAGAGTAAAGAACAACCACGCGGACAATGGCAGAGACACAGGACGACAGCGTGGAGACATAAAGTAACCAGAAAGagatgcagagggagaggacacAAAGCGAGCCCGAAGAGGGCTGCACAGACACAGGGCCTCGGACCCTGTCAGGGCGAGCACCTGAGGTTCCGGGGGCATCCACAGCTACTGAGCCCGGGAGGTCAGTCACGGTGCAGTTTGGCAACTGGAAACCCTCGGAGTGAACGCATCAATCCTTTTAATTCAACGACCACACGATACAGGCTTCATCATGCTGCAATGGGCCATTCCGCATAATGAGAATTTATCTTAACACCTTCTTACTTTTATACAGGTAAAGTGTTGAACGCACGACTTTTACCTGTTTCTACACCGTGGTACCGCTACTTTGACTAGTGTTCATTCCCCTAAATGTTCGCCTTCGCTTCGCGCCCGCAGGGCCCCGCCGAGCGTCGCCCTCGGGGTCCGCTTAGATCAGGATTTGGATCTGTATTTCGACTTCACCTTCAGAGTCAGCCGGGACTTCTCGCTGGCTTCAGAAATGAAGGGCACTAGTGTTTCCTGCCGCTGTAGCGGTGTCTTAAGGCAACTAACAAGGCTGTCTTTATTTGAGAttggggagggagggagggagggagggacgggGGGGCGGAGGGGAGCTGGGAGGACCGGCGGACCTGCACGGAGGGAGCGCCAGCGTCAAGTTCACCGCGTTAACGAAGGGGGTTCCGCTCAAGGCCTTCAAAATAAGATACCAGTCCCGTCACTGATAACCTGACAGAGGGCTTGAGTGTTTGTTGTCCCCAGTTCATCACAagtatgacatttatttttggtgAGTGAGGGTATATTCTATATTAAGGGGGTGTTATTTGGgtcctggagaaaaaaaaaaaaacatttcaatcttACATTTTATGTTCATGACTTTTCCTGATTTTATGAGAATTGCTCATTAATACGATTTTGAGCCGATGACGTTATAGGTGTGAGCCACAGCTAGGGACACCAAGAGACAGCTGTAAAACAGGGttaaattcagtgtattttcatttgatcGATACCCGTGATTGATGTTGACAGTACTTTTTATGCAGCACCGCACACCCCTGAAATCCCAAATAAGTCTATTTACTCTTCTATTTTTGGTGTTTCATAACAGCTTGTTCATGAGAAGTCGGGGAGTTTGAGACCTCAAACTGACCCCTAACTTATGCAATGTCACCATGTAGGataacatgtacattttttatgtctgtgaatGACTAAATCACAAATGGaaggaatatatatatactcagtGGCCACCTCTTTTTTGGTGCACCTGTACAATCCAGTCATAGAGGTTTCCTTTAATTATATGTGCCAGCATTGAGGACATAGTAATGATGTTGTCCTGGACAGCGTTACATTcaagtgtttctaatattctggCCAACTCATGTTTGAAAATGGGAAGGgcaaaaaaaatagaaaaaacccTCTTAATATAATGTAGTCCCACGCAGCACCACCTTTAACTATGACAACAGTgataaaaatgtcacagaattttcacatttcagacagtgtcaacaaaaactgaaccccCCTGTGCGTGGTAGaggtagaatttatggcagagctTTTGTATTGAATTGCGATATGTCGTACAGGTGCCTAATAAAGCGGCCactgagtgtttttttgtttaatgcatAGCCCATATAACATGAactgtttctttatttggtGTAATGCTgctttatgtcatttttgtagtttgtcaCATTCATCAAATGTGTGAGCCAGGGGTCTTTCTCTGGACATTTTGGTGCCCTAGGTGAGAAGCGAGGggcttgatttttttcatttgaatattctATGACAACTCTAATGATTTTATAATACTTTATTATTTCGTATTTAACTTAATCGAGCTTCTGTTCTGTGTCATGCCATCAACAGCATCTTACAATTGGTATCTTTACATGCACACTAGTCCCTGTAATATATTATCCCAGAATTAACCATATTGCGGATATGATATAGAACATAACCTAATTGTTCATATTTCTGTGGGACTCTAACATTATCTGGTTTTGGGGGGGCGGGGTGTTAATAATAtgagcagcttttttttttttttaacaatgtaagGGGCGCACTGGATGTCAGTGGCCTATGCCTAAAGTCGGCCCTGGTGCACGCCCAGGTTGTAGCAGAGAGAAGAGTTACCACtttaatacttttctacatatTGGGTTTTagtgtggtcagaggtgaagAAAGATTTTTTGCACATAGAGCACATTTATTGTGCTGTGTATTGCCCTTGCAGCGCCAGCAATCTGAGGTTCTTGAGTTATcttatattttttcctgttttatttttttttatgttgcctTGCTGCAACAAGAATTTCCTCTTGTGGGACAGGAAAGAGCTGATTGGAACTGAAATGAGCATACGGAATATGGGCTGGTTGCATGAGGCCAGCATTTGGCCTTCTTATACGGGTCCATTATACCAACTGCAATATTACATATTATGATATTATATGAAATAAAGTAGCTGAGTTGTCATTGATGATAACCACAGTCACAGAACGTAAAGCAATACACAGGATATGAGGACACTGTCCCTTGTGCCATAAGGTGAAGACTCACATAGAGACTCAGTTCAGAGTCAAAATGAATGATAtgtttgcaaataaaaaaaacatacctttAACTTACCTTCTCATTTTTAGGggataaatgtaatttgtttttcgTCAGTTATATGATATTgtcaagaattaaaaaaaaaagaaaaaaatttaggACAAGGAATGTACATATAGAACGCTTAAATAACAGTAAATGAGGatgttaattataataatgataatgttgtgCTTTTTGGGTGATGTGTCATAATTTCTACAGGTTTTGCAGGCTACAGACCACCTTAGGTTGTAGTGTCATAAGTCAGAACCACCAATAAAGCCATGGCCGGATCAACCTCCAGTAACCACCAGTATGTGGTGAAAGCCTTCTTCTTGGACTTGTACCAGTTCTTGTAGAACCGATGCTTGCGCTGTTCGCTGACATGCTCGTTGAAGATGGTCTCTTGAAGCAACGCAGGCCCCAGGGGGGTGTTGACATAGCCCACAATTCCACCCACAATCATGGGAGGTGTCTCCACTTCCTCCTATTGCCTGATGCTAAAAATTCACTGATACCAGCTCATCGAATGacaatatttgcttgttttctttaatagtaaactgaacatctttgtatttttgactatcggtcagaaaaaaaaatttttttgaacatgttaacttgggcttcagggaatatTGAAGGGCaattttccactatttttcaacattttataaactaaagaatcatttgattattaaagaagaaaattttCAGTCtgatgtattgataatgaaagtaattgttgGGTCCAGTCTAGTTACAGTACTTTTGTGATGGAATAATGCTTCCTTGTCtgagattttctgtgtgttaatgacttgacacacacattaaaaaaagcagtttgttaAAAACCAACTTGACAACAAATGAGAACAATATAAACTTAAACTACTGAGGTCTTGAAACTAGTGGTAGAATCCCTCTACAAGACCTGGGTCACAATACAGAGGATGGAGGACCCATCATAGCTGATATGGTACTTCTGTggttcagattaaacaaaacaaagggatCATTTTTCAATTACAGAAATTATATGATATAACTGACTCACCTTTCCGGGTAGTTTGTATATTGTTgttatattgttattgttatattgttGTTAAATCTAAAGCACTAATgcttatttttacttattttttttttttcgctatTCGCTTTTTCTTGTAGAAATTAGGATAGCCTGGAGAcgggttagcttagcttagcataaaggctgtAAACGgagggaaacggctagcctggtTCCGTCCAAAGCCAAGGAAAACCCAGTAACTCCCAGTAACTGCCAGGAGTTTCCGCTGGTTGCCCGGCGACCTCGCCATGACAGCAAGGAATAGTCCGGCACATAGCCCCCATTAAAACCAccaactgtctttttttaatacatattgAATGAACATGGTTTAAGGTGTTAGAGAGCGTTAGAAGTGctagtacagtacagtattttgttacttttggatAGTGAAATGCAAGCAGTTGCCTCGTCCCGATCTTCTAGGGCTAAGCTAGGGCTAAGCTACTGCTATTAATAAGCTAAAACTACTGGAATTGAGAATTTGTCTTTTCAGAATTCTATCGAGCATGTTCTCTTATTTTGAAGCCGGAAGCCCCCATGTTCCGGTGTTAGTCGGCCTCTCTCCGGTGGGTTTTGACGGTACTCGGGGGTACAAACGCTCACGCCTGCCCATGCACTCCGCAAGTGTCGGGCTGTGGAGCGGCGGAGGGCTGCTGGACGGGACCAGGACCGCAGCACCGGGACATATGAAAACCTCCACTCGGGATGGACTGAACTAACGGCggctgggggggaaaaaaaaaggtaagttTGGCCGGGTGAGAGGGCACGGTCACACTGAACACCACAGATGTAGCCTGCTAGTACAACCACAATTCAAAACAGTAAGAGTAATACTATCTTCATAGTGTGCCTGATGTGAGTTTCCAGGGATCTTTCTCACCCTGCTCAAGGAGAACTTTGAGTCATCTATAGGagttgtgcaaaaaaaaaaacaacgaccGCCAGTTATAATTAATTCAAGTTACATTCTTCCCATAAAGAAAGGACGTTGACTATGAAAGCAAACactggcaaataaaaaaaaaaaagtaaaaaaaaaagaccaagcCAGGGTTGTCAATATGTGAGTAATGCATTAGGTCACCTGAAAGGAAAATCACATGGaggaattaataaaaaaaaa belongs to Xiphias gladius isolate SHS-SW01 ecotype Sanya breed wild chromosome 20, ASM1685928v1, whole genome shotgun sequence and includes:
- the nxnl2 gene encoding nucleoredoxin-like protein 2 encodes the protein MVEVFTGRTLLNKDGDFVDPDEALRNKVVGIYFSAGWCPPCRDFTPVLCDFYTELVEESEPPAQFEIVFVSSDKSSDDMVEYYHDMHGDWLALPWTDDYKHELKQRYKITAVPKLVIVKENGDMITDKGRKQIRDRGLACFRSWLDAAEIFQNFKG